In a single window of the Prochlorococcus marinus str. AS9601 genome:
- a CDS encoding GDP-mannose 4,6-dehydratase: MNNNRILITGAAGFIGSALILRLLENEKTIIGVDNLNNYYDVRLKKSRLKLITEKSKKLKANWIFHEFHIEDKKSLDFITEKYSPSIVIHLAAQAGVRYSLDNPKSYADSNLIGFFNILEFCKENKVKNFVFASSSSVYGLNKKIPFVEDDNVDHPISFYAATKKSNELMAHSYSHLYDIPTTGLRFFTVYGPFGRPDMAPMIFANAILNSKPINIFNYGNLHRDFTYIDDIVNGLFGCCYKPAIKSENFSSNYQNKSYSNAPFQIFNIGNSNPIKIDYFISMLELNFNKKAIINLMPLQPGDVKFTYADISKIQKWIGYKPKVSFEKGIREFSKWYLDFYE, from the coding sequence TTGAATAATAATCGCATCTTGATAACTGGGGCTGCAGGATTTATAGGTTCTGCTCTAATTTTAAGATTATTAGAAAACGAAAAAACTATTATTGGAGTTGATAATTTAAATAATTATTATGATGTAAGACTTAAAAAATCTAGATTAAAATTAATTACTGAAAAATCAAAAAAGCTTAAAGCAAATTGGATTTTTCATGAATTCCATATTGAAGATAAGAAATCATTAGATTTTATTACAGAAAAATATAGCCCTAGCATCGTTATTCATCTTGCAGCTCAAGCAGGTGTCAGATATTCATTAGATAATCCAAAATCTTATGCAGATTCAAACTTAATCGGATTCTTTAATATTTTGGAATTCTGCAAAGAAAATAAAGTTAAAAATTTTGTTTTTGCATCTAGTAGCTCAGTTTATGGACTTAATAAAAAAATTCCATTTGTAGAGGATGATAATGTTGATCATCCAATAAGTTTTTATGCAGCAACAAAAAAGTCCAATGAACTTATGGCTCATAGTTACAGTCACCTTTATGATATACCAACTACAGGATTAAGATTTTTTACGGTATATGGTCCTTTTGGTAGGCCAGATATGGCACCAATGATTTTTGCTAATGCGATCTTAAATTCTAAACCAATAAATATTTTTAATTATGGGAATTTACATAGAGACTTCACCTATATTGATGATATCGTAAATGGCTTGTTTGGTTGCTGTTATAAGCCTGCAATAAAAAGCGAAAATTTTAGTTCAAACTATCAAAATAAATCTTATTCAAACGCACCTTTTCAAATATTCAATATTGGAAATAGTAATCCTATAAAAATAGATTATTTTATAAGTATGCTTGAGCTAAATTTCAACAAAAAGGCAATTATAAACTTAATGCCTCTTCAGCCAGGAGATGTAAAATTTACCTACGCTGATATATCA